tagatggaatcaactgagtcagtgtactgatgaagggatagatcatataggctgatagatggaatcaactgagtcagtgtactgatgaagggatagatcaaatagactgatagatggaatcaactgagtcactGTACTGGTGAAGagatagatcaaatagactgatagatggaatcaactgagtcagtatactggtgaagggatagatcaaataggctgatagatggaatcaactgagtcagtgtcctggtgaagggatagatcaaataggctgatagatggaatcaactgagtcactgtactggtgaagggatagatcaaataggaCCATAGATTGAAGGTTAGTGATTtcatgctcccttgtaaaagtattttttatatttaatatttgtattttgtagtttatttttataacaaataccttaattttaagtgtctcttattttatattacattttgatatctttgcccatctctgGATGTATTGTACCTGTTAATTGAGAAAACACCCAAAATGTTATAACATTATGTGGTGGATCAACAAGCATGCCTGTGCACCCTGCCTGAACTCTGTGTTCCAGGGCGACATCTACTGTCAGGGACTGGTATGACAGTCGGTCTAAAGAAAGCCCCACTGATTGCCTTTCTCTCTACATTCGCAGACAACAGGCCATAACTAAGGGAGGTGGAGTGAAAACAACAGAAGTCAGATGCCAACAAGGAGGCAGAAAGGAGGAGGCAGAATGAAGGACCTGTCGGGACGGAGGAGAAAATGAATTTAACAGAATTAAGAGATTAACAGTGTCTAGAGGAAACAGGTCGGCTGAGCACTGCCCTCCATGGGGAAACTGAATGCTCGGCATTAAAGCCTTGGTTTGTTGACCGTTTGCGGGAGGGATTCTAACACTGAACCTAGCGACTGGAAATCAAGGATTTCTGAAGCATTCGAGGCTTTCATTGAATTGGCCCGAAAAACAGTCCATTGTCTCGAGGATTTTGaactcactgcacagtggtGACACCTGCTGGTCAGGAATAAATGTCACATTTAATGTCTTTGAAGACAAATTTGCCACAATAACCTGTGGTTCAATGTGCATTTTGCGAAGGTTCATATCCCACattcttcttgcctttccagctaACATTTTTCAACTGTGCATCCattctaatgttttgtattataagGCAAGAGTGTCATAAGTGTCATAAGACACTACATAAAACAAATTACTTAAACAACACTAAACAGTAGCTATAATAAACCATAGAAGCCTGCATTTTACAAGAGCCTTTGGAAAAAGCACGTGATCAGACAATGCTTCGGACGTCATCAATCACGTGGTATTACAGCAATGTAAAAGAACTGATTTCTTTTCAAGCAAAAATAATTGTTCTGAAAGCAAAAATGaagagtaaaacaaatgtttttgcaatcaaatgttttgtaattgaatgcaaaacattgttttttattcccaaaaatattttgagaacaAAAAATGTAGTTTGAAACAATTTTGTTGTCCACCATCCTTCATTTTGACTAGGCTGCCCCCTTAGCTGGCAGTGCTTCTTTGTTTTACACTTGAAACTTGAAGTTGGACGGCAGAATAGACTGACATCTTTGTAGTAGAAGGTAATGAACCGACAGTGAGTCATAGGAGCTTAACTACTAGCTATGTAGAAATTGGATGGAAGAAAGCTGTGCTGCTTTCTTCCATCCAGAAGAAAGCTGCAAATAAAGAAACTAGTATCACAATCTAAAAGGTTTTAAAAGCCAAAAAAGGAAGCACTGCAAGCAAAGATGTCAGTCTATTCAAAATGAAGGGTGTTTGATAGCGAAACAAAATCTAAGACTAACAGTTTGCACCAATTTATGCTGCATGTCCGTTTCATACAGATATTGTGGTAAACTGGAAATCTGAGAGGTGGTTTTAACTTGCCATCCATTCAGGCAAGTAACCCAGCCTTTGGGCCTTGTGTCAACGATCATTAGTTGACTTGCTGAAAGCATATATTactgtgtattattttttaaacaataactagctagccagctatgtAAAAATAAGAAACACTGATCGGCCTTCACCTGTGCAGAACCGTTTACCTTCAGAGCCTTGTAGGTTTGATGACATACAGTCATGGCTGATGAAGCACTGGCtaaataactttttatatattatgaacatgaaagaaaatgtattattgcacATTTTTGTCGTTAACTTTTGTAGTTATTTTTGCTGACAAATACTCTAACGTTATTGTCCAGGAGTTGTGCCAGCGCACGGTCAGTGGACTAGTGACAGACTTAATAGCAAAAGCTGGCTAAAAGTCAAAAATTTGAAGCACAAGCTGGCTAAATGTATTCTGAATGGCTCCTTTTTGAATAATATTATCATAAgctaatgtgaaatgttttgaacattTGATGTTCATTGTATCTAACACTCTTACCATAATATAAACCCTGTTGAATATCATTACTGCAATCATACTGCAATTTAATGCTCAGTTCAAAGCTCATTTGCTAGGTTGGGTTatgttttgtgaaaaataaaacagaaccaAATCCCATTACTAAAACATAGGTCAATCTAGTAAGGTTTGTCTGTATCCGATATATATTGACGTCAATTCTTTAACCCCAAATGTACTTTTTTGGTTTGCTTTTATTTCTATTCATAACTGTTCATTGCGTTCTTCACTCTGTATATTCATGTGCTACTCTtagaagaaacaaaacacatccactataaaaaatacaaaaaattatttcctggattattattttctgttgtgttcattataaaacaataaaagcaCCAGGTGGCTAAAGGCATTCTGTATGGGTGTATTTCAGAAAGCGGGTTTAGTGAAAACCTAGAGTTCGTTCACTCAGAGTTGATGGAAACTCTGGGTTTACGATTTCAAAGAGCCAATTCAGCGTTTCTCTGAGTCAGTTACTATGACAACAAACTCCGTGAAGCTAACCTGCTCACTAGCAGGTTTTATTCAACTAACCCTGAGTTTGTCCTAATCTTTAACTAAAACCTGcatctgaatgtgtcagacAGAGCGTGTCCTTTTCTCGAAGAGCCAGTTGATATTGAAGCACAAATACTCTGCAGAAATCTGTTGGGAGAGAGTGATCAGACCCCGCTTTTATGTGTTATCATTCCCTAATGATTATCGGTTTGAGCATTTTCTTTATGCACAATCGATCATTTATCTCAGGGCCGGGTCcaggatgaaatgactgagggggcattttTATCTAATTCATATATAATTTGCAGTGTTTAAGGGGAAACTAAATGGGGGGGGCACATACTTCTATACTGCCAAGTAACCTGTGTGGCACAAcgacaaacacagaaacataaaaatatagcaactattgttttataaaatatgtatttataaaaaataagaatataataatgtgaacaacttttattttttatttcggTGCCATCGAGCTACAAGAGCATGTTGCTGCCAGAGAACGTGCATTCATCATGAACCATGGACACTGTGCTTGATGTGATGAAAGACACTATACCCAGGTCAAACTTTCTTAGTGTGCAACTCATGTTATTcagtacatttgataaataaacccTGAACTTTATATTACacccccacacagacacacaaacaacacacacagtgctcTTGTTGTAATGATGAAGTTGTTTTGAGAACATTATTTTGAGAATGAAGGAGCCTGCACATGTACTCCCACGCACAGGATGTTAATTagcatataaaaaaataacatcaatACTATTCaagtatataaaaaacaatagcataaaaatttaaaatatatgcttttataaaaaaatatcaatattgaaaaataaagtttCAACAATTCAAATTCATGATATCAATAATTCAATTCAGTATCAACAATTCCAATCAAAAATTGAATTGTTGATATCAAAAATACATGCAATACATTGGGTTGTACACATCCATCTAAAACATTGGGcaaaacattcaaacattttGCTAATGAGTACCATGCCATGATCCACTATACAAGTCTTTGCAAAGATGAAGCAAAACATCTTTATCAATAATTCAGTTCAGtatcaaaaagaaaatattgttgCAAACATACACCTAATGTAAATAcctgaaatatacatttgaatatttatacattaCAATTTCAGCTCCCAGATTTGCACCGTTGGGCATGTTCTACAGACCCTGACAGCTTTTTCCAACTGAGACCTCATGTGTTGTGCACAAACTTTCACTGCAATACATTTGTACACATCCATCTAAAACATTGGGTTGTACACATCCATCTAAAACATTGGGTTGTACACATCCATCTAAAACATTGGGTTGTACACATCCATCTAATACTTTGGGTTGTACACATCCATCTAATACTTTGGGTTGTTAACATCCATCTAATACTTTGGGTTGTACACATCCATCTAAAACATTGGGTTGTACACATCCATCTAATACTTTGGGTTGTACACATCCATCTAATACTTTGGGTTGTTAACATCCATCTAATACTTTGGGTTGTACACATCCATCTAATACTTTGGGTTGTACACATCCATCTAATGTACACAAATAACATTTGACCAAAGCAACTGTCCGGATGATGACATTAATCAAAAGTTGGACATTAGATCTAAAGGGGCACCTGCATGATCTGTGAAGAACGCCATTGTATTGGAGAAATTCATTAGTTCCAAAAAAGGATGTAGCTGGGCTTTCCTAAAGGACTGCACCTAGCCAAGCAGCGCACACTGGCCAAAAATAAAGTAGAAATTATTTTAGGTTTGACTTCTCATGTCGCTAACTTCCCAAACCGCAACTAATCTGATTGCAGTGTGTTACAGTCATTCTATGAATAAATGGAGAATAAACTGTATTCATTCACTACAGTGAATGAATACCAGGACCTTACTAACAAGTCACGTGACTAGGGGGAAATCAGCATGTGGAATTGCAAGTAAATACCTAGCCACACTAGTTATTGAATAAGGGCTGGTATTGCTGCTAGCTAAAGTCAGTAGAAATCTGTTTTATGTACCTTGACTATCATTTCCCTGACCTTGCATTGAGTGCAGTTCACACCGTCTCCCATGTGAATGGCCTAAAACATGCTAAAAACATGCATGAGGAAAACATTATAGTACATTTGTAAGCTGCTTTCCTTTGACACAAAAGAACATTCCAGTACCAAGTCCCAGAATCCCCAGAGTGAGACCCAGTCCACAGAACACAACAGGATCCAGACTGGGACCAGGGGGCACCTCAAACTCTGTAGGAAGACATGTATTTctgtcatttattattttccaaagatttcattcaaaatgtaacACATAGAGAAACATTTAATCACCCCATTTCCTGGTTACAGGTTCATCCAGGGCTGGGTGCTCCACAGTACAGGTGTAGATGTCCCCCTCTtctgggtcaaaggtcagagtGGAGAAATGGTAGAAGGTGATGTCATTATTGAATAAATAATGACTTGCTTTCACTCCCTTTGTGATattcacatcattctttgtcCATTTGACTtgaacaggtggaggaaagaaATTATTGACGAAACAGACAAGAGAGTTGTTTACTCCCTGCTTCACCTCTTCCTTGGGATACAGCATGACATCAGGGGGAACTGTGGTTGGGAAATGAACAAAGAAATGTGATTAAGGTATCAGCTGTGACTACATTTTGGCGTTCAGTCTGACAGCTAACAGCAAGTTTCATTTTACCAGCtctctttgaaatgtgttgctggcatctaattcaaactggacatacatttttcaagaaacaataaaatgtcgcAGTCAACATtggatatgttgtttttgactattttctattgaataaagggtttaaatgatttgcacataattgttttctgtttttctttgcattttacacagtatcccaacttttttggaaatgggttgtataatcaatttattttataaagctgtttttacatcagcagttgtcacagagtgcAGTTGTCACAGACAACCAGCCTGAAAGGCCAAAGAGCAACAGGTAGGGTTGTATAGTAAAAATAGCTTTTGGGTGGGTTGTTTGTGTCCAAGGGTGATTGGACGGTATACTGTCAATTAAATCTGTTTCCAATGTGAACATTTTGTGGAGCTCCACACCATAGGGGGAACTCTGCTCCTATTGGGTTACCCCTGAGAGTTTATTTTAGCAGAGCAATCCCGCCATTTGTCTAGAGGGCTAGGTCTATATGGTGTCTGTGGTAGAGGAGGAGGGGTCTGTGGCCTCATCCTCTCTTCTCCATGCAATTTGTTCTGGAATCATGTGGCGTGAGGCAATTCATGAGCATTGAGCATTTACTGTAGCTTTAAATGGtgcagcattgaagatgaataGAGATgattattcatttaaatgtgaaatTCTCCAAAATGCTGTGTATGTCAAATTGTATGTCGTGTACACATAGcggagaccccccccccccccccccccccaatttttGAAGGGGACACAAATAATACAGCCACAATTATACTTGTAGAGGACATGTGTACACAGAGGAAAGCCTTAATACTATCATTAGTGTAGGCTAGCATGGGGACTGTACCATTATCCTTCTTTTCAGAGTTTCTCTTGATTCAATGAAAAGCTGACTAAATTGACCAAAATATTCTTCTGTAAGTTGTTTACAATCAAGCCACAAATATAACTTTAAACATAATGCCTTATTTTGAAAAAGTGTCcccatataaaataaatacaatgctTTTGTAACAAATACATGTATTAGGTTATAGTCACTGCTTTAGAAGtagaaattaaaaataaaaaaataatttaaagcaaACTTGATGGGACAGGCACTAAACAAAAGTACCAAATAGCTAGGGTTGGGCGATATGGAGAAAATCAGATATCACAATATTCTTGACCAAATACCTCGATATCTATATTGCAGCGATATTCTAGGGTTGACAATTGATGCTTTAACAAAATATCTTCAACACAAATCTTTAACATCAGATGTCTAAGTATAGGCCTAAATAAGGTTCATAGGTTCACCACGCGGccatattataattataaaatgatCTTGCGTCCTCCACATAAATAATAGGTTTTGTCTGGGACagagaatatacactcacctaaaggattatcaggaacacctgttcaatttctcattaaagcaattatctaatcaaccaatcacatggcagttgtttcaatgcatttaggggtgtggtcctggtcaagacaatctcctgaactccaaactgaatgtcagaatgggaaagaaaggtgatttaagcaattttgagcgtggcatggtttttggtgccagacgggccggtctgagtatttcacaatctgctcagttactgggattttcatgcacaaacatttctagggtttacaaagaatggtgtgaaaagggaaaaacatccaatatgcggcagtcttgtgggtgaaaatgccttgtagatgctagaggtcagaggagaatgggccaactgattcaagctgatagaagagcaactttgactgaaataaccactcgttacaaccgaggtatgcagcaaagcatttgtgaagccacaacacgcacaaccttgagacggatgggctacaacagcagaagaccccaccgggtaccactcatctccactacaaagaggaaaaagaggctacaatttgcacaagctcaccaaaattggacagttgaagactggaagaatattgcctggtctgatcagtctcaatttctgttgagacattcagatggtagagtcagaatttggcataaacagaatgagaacatggatccatcatgccttgttaccactgtgcaggctggtgatggtggtgaaatggtgtgggggatgttttcttggcacactttaggccccttagtgccaattgggcattgattaaatgccacggcctacctgagcattgtttctgaccatgtccatccctttatgaccaccatgtacccatcctctgatggctacttccagcaggataatgcaccatgtcacaaagctcgaatcatttcaaattggtttcttgaacatgacaatgagttcactgtactgaaatggcccccacagtcaccagatctcaacccaatagagcatctttgggatgtggtggaacgggagcttcgtggcctggatgtgcatcccacaaatctccatcaactgcaagatgctatcctatcaatatgggccaacatttctaaagaatgctttcagcaccttgttgaatcaatgccacgtgggaattaaggcagttctgaaggtgaaagggggtcaaacacagtattagtatggtgttcctaataatcctttaggtgagtgtatgtttaaCAGCAGCAAACCCACTGATCAGCCACTTAACATCATATTGAGCAAAACACAACCTGTAGATCTTCAATATTAACCCTAATATCAGTTCACAGATAACGTGCATTTCTATCCAACAAGCTAGGTAACGTTACATTATATTACACTAAACATAGCGAACTTATGTCATGactcatttattaattactcaGCATCATTTCTAtttgagaaaagaaaaacttCATCCGATGTTTCATGTGAATAAAATAGCCTTGAACCGCCTACTTACTACATTCCACAACTAGCGTCACTGTAGCGGAGAAGGGTCCAAATTTAAGTATATATCATTGTTATTTACAATACACAGCATTGTTTTTAAGGGGGACAACCCTTAGATGGGGGGGTCCTAACCCCCCCGACCCCCTGGGATTTCCGCCCTTGACTACAGGCCTGAaccatttttaaatattaattttgaCCCAAGCCTGCAAAACAATAATagtaaatgaataataataataataatttacctTTAGCTTCTGGGGTATCAAAAGCCAAgtcactgaaatgtttttttcccgcAGGGATATAACGTTCTGCTACGTTCAAACAAATAGGACACTCTATTTGTTCGCCGAATTCTGGTGCTGTAATCACTACTTTTTGATTGTCTACATCTACGTAGAAACATTCTTCACCGTCGGCGTCCCCTGTCATTTCAAATCCCTCGGTATCAGAACGTAATACCATGACATTGAATACATGTTGAGCTGTGGAGGAAAAGGGTGGAATTAATCAACCTTCAATTGAACACCTGCAACACAAACATAATTGTCCAGGACGTTGTTTTTCTTGTAATAAATCTTTGAACAgtgaaaataattcaacaccGTACGGGCTAAATTTATATTAAATGCGTTATGTTCCTTGCTACAGATTACACAGGTAAATAACCCTGTGTAATCTGAAATTAGTGCCATATTCAAATCTATTCTTACCTTGTATATATGCTGAAATAACCTCTAAATACAGGATAGCAAGCAAAGTAGACATCGTCAAAGTGTGAATTCTCTCTGACTGTTGTGTTTGGTCAAGTTATAACTTCCGCGGTCCGCCTACGTGAGTAAAAACGAAACTAGGACTGCGGTGAAGTTAGCTTTATATTCAAGAATGGGAGTTTGATCGTCAATACCTCAACAACGaaacctgccagaaagacagCAATTACTTAGTCTGAATCTGCTGGCGATAGCAAACAAGCAACACTCCTTGATTTTCCATATCGATTTCATATTAATCTTACAGAGTCGAAAATAACGTGAAATACTGCTTTACTACCTTGCGAGGGTTAAGGCACCGTCTTAAAAGTGTACATGTTACTGAAAACGTCAGTTGTTTATGTAGATGTCAATAGCTCGTATTACAATTACCAACCaatatagcttcagggacaaCTGCTCGAGCATTAACATCCTTTAGTTTTCCAATTTTCattactagtttataaagcaatttttcatGAATTATGCTCAATAGCTCAGACCCAATAAAACTTATATGGAAGTAACcaactgatatagcttcagggagacgagctctaccatcaacatcctttagttttCCAATTTTCcaattttggacattattgctagtttataaagcagtttttcatgaattatgttcaatagctcggacccaatGAAACTTATATGGAAATAACcaactgatatagcttcagggagagCTGGTCTAACATCAACATCCTTAAGTTTTCcaattttggacattattactagtttataaagcTTTTTTCCGTAAAAAATCCTCAATAGCTCAGACATAATAAAACCTATAAAGAAATAACCAACTGATATATCTTCAGCGAGAGCtactctaccatcaacatccatTTGctttttgtgtttgctaataTGTGATTCCTGAGAAGAAATTTGCAATTTAATTATCTTGTTAATATAAGTAATgatattatgttattattatttcatactGCAATTGCTATAGAGATTTCTGGCATTTCTGATTGGACCAAAACATTTCTACCTAGGACTTGTTAGATGGTAAGTAAAGCTTACACAGTAACATTGTTACATTaaaattacagttacagttacaTTAAAATTAGCACATCAAGTCCAATTTATTCTGCATTTGGGTTTATACCATTTAAATTTGTAGTTCCTCTACCTGTAGTGAAAGACAACAGAGTTCTCTTTCGGTCACACTCACCACAACGTAATCTGAGTTTGGGcattgtcacggcttcggggtttgggaacaaggaggagcaggagaaggcgtggtagaaggatatttaatggtatccagaagaaatatacaatatatgtagtacgaagcgtcgcacagctcttttaacagtcggagacaatcacacacaaagacagggggagcagagggaacatatataccgggggtaataatgatgatgaggaacaggtgcactaaacaggacacaggtgaaatgtatgatgagacggtggtgtcagaaggccggtgacgtcgaccgctggagcccgcccgctgcagggggaggtgaaccagcagagggcgcagttgaacgaggggttaatacggtaatCGGTGGGAAGGCGCAActgatatgttacctcgttgactctcctcaggactttaaagggccccacaaaccgcggggccagcttccggcagggcaggcggaggggcaggtccctggacgagagccagacccggtcgcccggccgatacaccggggcctccccgcggtggcggtccgcagaggCCTTTTgacggaaccagtcgtccaccgcaggggtaccggtctggctcggcgtccagggcgccaggaccggctggtaaccCAGTGCGCACTGGAAGGGCgacacgcccgtggaggagtggtgcagagaattcagtgcatattccgcccacggcagaaactctgcccacatccccggccggtcctggcagtaggaccggaggaacctacccacttcctggttcacccgctccacctgccggttggactggggatggtagcccgaggtcaggctgaccgagatccccaggtgctgcatgaaggctttccacactctggacgtgaactggggaccccggtcagacacgatgtcctcgggcaccccatagtgccggaagacgtgtgtaaacaaggcctccgcggtctgtagggcagtaggaaggccgagcagaggcaagaggcggcaggacttcgagaaccgatccacaacgaccaggatggtggaaTGGCCCtgagaaggggggagatcagtcaagaAATCAACTgataggtgggaccatggtcgttgtggaatgggcaaggggtgcaacttgcccacaggtaggtgccggggtgccttactctgggcgcacaccgagcaggaagagacatataccctcacgtccttggctaaaggggcccaccagtacttaccggccagggcgcgcaccgttggcccgatgccaggatgactggaggagggagatgtatgcgcccagtagatgaggcggtcgcggacagacgccggcacatacgtacggccctcagggcatgtgggcggagagggctcgtcgcgctgcgctctagcgatgtccgtgtccagttcccataccaccggtgccacgatgcacgactccgggagcacgggagcatcatccactggcctctcctccgtgtcatgctggcgggacagcgcgtcagccccgacgttcttactccccggcctgtaggtaagagtaaaaacaaaccgggtgaagaacatagcccaccttgcctggcgaggggtcagcctcctcgctgcccgcatgtactccaggttccggtggtcagtcaagacgaggaaagggtgtttagcccactctaaccagtgccgccacgccgacaaagctcgaaccacggccagcagctcacgatcacctatgtcgtagttccactccgccgcactgagcttctgggagaagaaggcacagggacggagcgtgttacgacaccccgtccgttgggagaggatggcaccgagcccacaatcggacgcgtccgcctccacggtccaccgcaaccgggtcgcccccccttcagaagggaggtgatcggagccgcgacctggctaaagccccggataaacctcctgtaataattagagaagcctaagaaacgttgctcgtccttaaccgtggttggggtcggtcAATTACGCatggcgtcaatgtgaggctcctccatagccacacctgtgctggaaaagcgataacccaggaaggacacagacgactggaaaaacagacacttctcggctttaacgtacaggtcatgctccagcagtcaagcaagcactctgcgcactaacgagacatgtttggctcgggtggcagtgtatatcaagatgtcatcgatatacaccaccacgccttcgcacaacaagtcccagaatacgtcgttgacgaaggactgaaagactgaaggagcattcatcaacccgtacggcatcactaaatactcatagtggccggacgtggtactaaaggctgttttccactcgtccccttcccggatacgc
Above is a window of Esox lucius isolate fEsoLuc1 chromosome 9, fEsoLuc1.pri, whole genome shotgun sequence DNA encoding:
- the LOC105007472 gene encoding H-2 class II histocompatibility antigen, I-E alpha chain-like, with the translated sequence MSTLLAILYLEVISAYIQAQHVFNVMVLRSDTEGFEMTGDADGEECFYVDVDNQKVVITAPEFGEQIECPICLNVAERYIPAGKKHFSDLAFDTPEAKVPPDVMLYPKEEVKQGVNNSLVCFVNNFFPPPVQVKWTKNDVNITKGVKASHYLFNNDITFYHFSTLTFDPEEGDIYTCTVEHPALDEPVTRKWEFEVPPGPSLDPVVFCGLGLTLGILGLGTGMFFCVKGKQLTNVL